The Glycine max cultivar Williams 82 chromosome 17, Glycine_max_v4.0, whole genome shotgun sequence genome contains the following window.
agataatttaattttaaagactattaaatattaaacgTGAGTACCACTTCGAATAAATGTTATAAAGACTATCCTTCTGTTAGAAATTCCTGTTGgtctttttttatctcttagCATAATGgtcttatatatttgttttatttttgttgcacaATTGTTTGTACAAACTTTGTTTATAAATGCAATTTCTCTATATAACCCAAACTCGTCAGAAAGTACATTTTGTAGTTGAAGCTTAAGTAAGCATTGAAGCTTAAAACTGAAGAAGATGATCAAATTGTGTAATAGCTGTTCATCTGCATTGGCATTCCAGATAGTAAAAAGTGATGGAGGAAAGTGAAAGGCATTGTCTGCCAGGGCATGCATCATCCACTTACTAAAGTCAAGAAGCCTATCCATATATATAGATTCCTTTTCGACTTCACTAGTTCTTTCTTTTCAGATATATTTTGGCTACTAAATATTAATCTgctttatttattcaataaataaactctatttctatattcttaattttatctTCATCTTGATGCACTAATTGGAAATTTATTATTGTCGCAGTACTTTTCcaaaattcttataaataaactCTATTTGTTTATTCTCAATTTTATCCTCTCTTTGTGAGGTGGTTCTTTGTGGCAGCAAGTGATTCCACCTCACAACGCTGGCAACACCATATGCCAAACccaaacataattttttgtcGAAACCAAACCAAAAAAGCATTTAGTATTCCTTGGTCACAACCGGTCACCGCAAGCCCAAGTTCTTAATGGACATGAACGATCATGATGCTGCACATTTGGGTTGGGGGCATTGCTATTAACCCCGCACAAATTATTATTGGCCCctattaagttgttttttttttcaaaagaaccctTTTAACGAAAAGACAATTCTGTTGACAAAGTATACAacaacattatatttttattgtacaaACTTTTTACCTCCTTTTGTATAACAGAAATACAATTTAGTTGTATTGTTTGTTTAGATACACAGTACAATTATGTTTCCGTTGTGTGAAAAAAGGGTTAGGGGCATGGGGAAGAGGGTGGGGGGTTGGTTTGAATTGTTAAGGGTAAAAAAGAAATTTCCACgggattttaaaatttgtaggaCCAATAGTAAATGTTGTAGGGGCCAATAGGAATGTAGTTAGGGGTGGGCAAGCGGGCCGGTCCGCCCCGCGTAAGGCCTGTCCGCATTAGCATCGGACCGGGCCAGTCCGCCCCGCTTCTTACACGGACTAAATAAATTGGTCCGCCCCCGTCCCACAGACCCCGCGGGTCAAACGGGCCGGTCCGCGgacctaattttaaaataatttcaattttaataaaaatataatacaatgaaattaagttcaatacaaatgtaaataaaatctcaataattagtcaattacatcaataaaataaataatgtcttaacaaaagaaaatcgaagcaataaatctaaaatatgaaatttaaacatctccaCCAACAAATGATTCTATATTTGAAGTAGCTTGAGTCTTTTCCATCTCgtgagctattttttataataaaaatatattgaaatatctttaaaatatttatttaacaattattttttgcttaaataataagaattgatatttttattatttatggtttacagatatgaaaaaaatagataaaaagagaaaaagatcgagaaaatatcaaaaggaagatttttaacattttatcacttatcttttttatcttaatcttttatttctattatcttttatttatcttatattatccttttttatttttatcatcttttaatttaaatcttttatttttatctttaaatctttatcttatctaatgtatattctttatctattgttttaaaagaaaagtttagggtaaaaaagagaaaatcaaacctagTTAATTAGGTCAAGGTCAAATAAATCAAACCTAATGCGGACTTCGGGCAATCCGCGGACTCGTGGGCCAAACCCGCATCATCCGCGGATTAGGTGGGACGGgccaaaaatatgacataattaaggaccgtttaaaaaaattgattgtaaCTCGCGCAGACCGCGGATCCCACGGGCCAGTTCATGGACCTGGACCCGTTTACCCACCCCCTAAATGTAGTACTATTATACAAGTGTATCTGAATTCGTATCCGTATCCGTATGGGCGTAAGGAGCTTTGAAGGCAAGGGTAATAATATACGGAAAATGCgcgtgtaaaaaaaataaaaatcaatgatGATTCATTTATTCCGTTACAGAAGAAGAGAGCAGAagcttcttcttggttataCCTTGACAGACAAATCAGCGAGTGGgaacattttcattttgtgtttgGTGGAGATGCCTGTAAGTAGATCGTGTAAATGTTGTTTATTAATTagggttttcaatttcaattttggatctctctctctctctaatcgTAACGTTGTTGCGATGCAGATTAGGAGCTTGGTAGAGGTGGAGCCACCAAGCCCACTGAGATACTTGATCGGTGCCGCCGTTATGATGATCGGAGTAGTGTTACCCGTCGGTTACATGATGTTCCGTAACAAGCGCGTCCCCTCCTCTTCCTCCTACTCCAAACAGACGTAGGTGTGCCTGCCCTTTCTTTTTTCCAATTCCCCCTTTTTTTCATATTCTTATTTCATGAAAACCACTAAATCCCTTGTAATGTGGataattgaaatgaaaaaaaaaaaaagagaaattgaatttgttttaaaattagatttgTAGATCCAAATGTAGGAGTGTTTGGGTGGGACTAATTATGATTGCTATTTCAGGAACAAGGTTTTGATTTGATATAGAGAATTAGAGATGTGCTGAGGCCTGATGATGATGGTGGCGGCTATGATGTGAGAAGCCTATGGTTTAGTGGATTTGGATTGATTAACTTAGAGGCTTCAGCAGATATGCCATTTGTTCAATTGTAAATGCATTTTGACTTCCCAAATCTTCTTAGTGCTTTTTCACTTCATTCTGAACTCATACATGCTGCCTGTTTTTCCATCTAGATACACTTGGTCTTCATATTGTGtagtacaaaaaaaattcaatgcacGGGATTtgcttttatttgtttatttgtaagCTAGAAGAAAGATCTGACGGTTGCTGCTTCCTTTAACTATTTGATCATGGTTTTTTTCTATGAGGATACTCAAGTGTTGTGAATTTATATTGGTTTTAGGAATTAGAAACTTGAAGTTGTGCAGTAATCTTTCAAATATATGAATCCCTTAGTAACTGGTTTTCACAATTTGCCAGATTTCATATACAGGTAACTACTGTTAGAAAGATTTATGGGTGAGAAGTAATATTCTTAGTTTGATAAGGCTAGTAACTATTTTTCATTAATGTAGAGACTAAAGAGACTGTTATACAAGAATAGTTATGGTAATTTTAGTAGCATCATGTTTATATGGCTTATGCATCACCCATCTAAACTAAATTGATCCAGATTCTGCCCTGATAAACTTGTGCATTGAGGTGTTGGTGGAGAAACTGTGAAAGGCATGATATGATAGTTGAAAGCAATGTAGTTGTTGGTAATAAAATGACTTAATAGTAATTagctcaatattt
Protein-coding sequences here:
- the LOC100527157 gene encoding uncharacterized protein isoform X1, translating into MMIHLFRYRRREQKLLLGYTLTDKSASGNIFILCLVEMPIRSLVEVEPPSPLRYLIGAAVMMIGVVLPVGYMMFRNKRVPSSSSYSKQTNKVLI
- the LOC100527157 gene encoding uncharacterized protein isoform X2 — protein: MQIRSLVEVEPPSPLRYLIGAAVMMIGVVLPVGYMMFRNKRVPSSSSYSKQTNKVLI